From Cellulomonas fimi ATCC 484, a single genomic window includes:
- a CDS encoding DUF3046 domain-containing protein: MRYREFWELVDDVLGSAEGRGLVRELVLDELGQRTAQQALDDGDEPRSVWHALCDALQVPDAARWGSDPHRAAPPRR; this comes from the coding sequence GTGAGGTACCGCGAGTTCTGGGAGCTGGTCGACGACGTCCTCGGCAGCGCCGAGGGCCGTGGCCTGGTGCGCGAGCTCGTGCTCGACGAGCTGGGGCAGCGCACGGCGCAGCAGGCGCTCGACGACGGGGACGAGCCCCGCAGCGTGTGGCACGCGCTGTGCGACGCGCTGCAGGTGCCCGACGCCGCCCGCTGGGGCAGCGACCCGCACCGCGCGGCCCCGCCCCGGCGCTGA
- a CDS encoding alkaline phosphatase family protein — protein MTVEAAPARPPRRWVPTLADVGDVALSLATTALGLAVAIALVDGVAATSPLSVVLVALAVGVGDLLLRAPLRWFAAAAGAMGALAAGLLVQVAVAWVALAYVPGIALDSAWATAAVLVLTAVVMAAARWVWGANDSDYVIADVLRRARRRARRAGARPDDGAREAGLLVVQLDGVAEPVLQQAIEAGLAPTVQRWLTDGTHRLERWWARVPSTTPASQAGLLHGDSTQIPAFRWWDRGLGRLVVTNHPVDAALVEARLTTGKGLLAGGGTAVSTMFSGDASAAYVVMSRARTRGPDGERAGLGPGPSFLRFFASPFVLARAVSLSLGEMVKELYQARRQRVRDVRPRISRGGWYVVLRGVTNVLMRDLSTSLVAEALMRGDPTVFVDLVDYDEIAHHAGPTRPESMRALEGLDRVLHTLEQVVAVAPRAYRVVVLSDHGQALGATAQDVEGRSLLDTVRALMAAPAAPGVQSATGEDWGPLNALLTSAFGGGRATTVVGPDARDGRDAARSGEVPEVVVVGSGNLGLVWFPRTPRRLALEDVQERWPGLVAGLAARPTVGVVVADTRDRGLVAVGARGLLLLEQDGAVAEGEDPLAPYGPRGRADLVRAARLAHSGDLLVVSTVSQRGHVHAFEGQVGSHGGIGGDQNHALLLHPTDWGVDDDLRDDVGDARLLVGAEAVHAQLLRWASAAGLRP, from the coding sequence GTGACCGTCGAGGCCGCACCCGCCCGCCCGCCGCGGCGGTGGGTGCCCACGCTCGCGGACGTGGGCGACGTCGCACTGAGCCTGGCCACCACGGCCCTGGGTCTCGCGGTCGCGATCGCGCTCGTCGACGGCGTGGCCGCGACGTCGCCGCTCTCGGTCGTCCTCGTCGCGCTCGCGGTCGGCGTGGGCGACCTGCTGCTGCGCGCGCCGCTGCGCTGGTTCGCCGCCGCGGCCGGAGCCATGGGGGCGCTCGCGGCGGGGCTGCTCGTCCAGGTCGCCGTCGCGTGGGTCGCCCTGGCGTACGTCCCGGGGATCGCGCTCGACTCCGCGTGGGCCACGGCCGCGGTGCTCGTGCTGACAGCGGTCGTCATGGCGGCCGCGCGGTGGGTGTGGGGTGCGAACGACAGCGACTACGTCATCGCCGACGTCCTGCGCCGGGCGCGGCGGCGCGCGCGACGCGCGGGCGCGCGGCCCGACGACGGTGCGCGCGAGGCGGGGCTGCTCGTCGTCCAGCTCGACGGCGTCGCGGAGCCCGTCCTGCAGCAGGCGATCGAGGCGGGGCTCGCGCCGACGGTGCAGCGCTGGCTCACCGACGGCACGCACCGGCTCGAGCGCTGGTGGGCGCGCGTGCCGTCGACCACGCCGGCCAGCCAGGCCGGCCTCCTGCACGGCGACTCGACGCAGATCCCGGCGTTCCGCTGGTGGGACCGGGGCCTGGGGCGGCTCGTCGTGACGAACCACCCCGTCGACGCCGCGCTCGTCGAGGCCCGGCTCACGACCGGCAAGGGTCTGCTCGCCGGCGGCGGCACGGCGGTCTCGACGATGTTCTCCGGCGACGCGTCGGCCGCGTACGTCGTGATGAGCCGCGCCCGGACCCGGGGGCCGGACGGCGAGCGCGCCGGTCTCGGTCCGGGCCCGTCGTTCCTGCGGTTCTTCGCGAGCCCGTTCGTGCTCGCGCGCGCGGTGAGCCTGTCGCTGGGCGAGATGGTCAAGGAGCTGTACCAGGCCCGCCGGCAGCGGGTGCGCGACGTGCGGCCGCGCATCTCGCGTGGCGGCTGGTACGTCGTCCTGCGGGGCGTGACGAACGTGCTCATGCGCGACCTGAGCACGTCCCTCGTCGCCGAGGCGCTCATGCGCGGCGACCCGACGGTCTTCGTCGACCTCGTGGACTACGACGAGATCGCGCACCACGCGGGGCCCACGCGTCCGGAGTCGATGCGCGCGCTGGAGGGCCTGGACCGGGTGCTGCACACCCTCGAGCAGGTGGTCGCGGTGGCGCCGCGCGCGTACCGCGTGGTCGTGCTGTCCGACCACGGGCAGGCCCTCGGGGCGACCGCGCAGGACGTGGAGGGGCGCAGCCTGCTCGACACCGTCCGCGCGCTCATGGCGGCACCGGCGGCCCCCGGCGTGCAGAGCGCGACGGGCGAGGACTGGGGGCCGCTCAACGCCCTGCTGACCAGCGCGTTCGGCGGCGGGCGCGCGACGACGGTCGTGGGTCCGGACGCCCGCGACGGGCGCGACGCCGCTCGCTCCGGCGAGGTCCCCGAGGTCGTCGTGGTCGGGTCGGGGAACCTGGGGCTGGTGTGGTTCCCGCGCACGCCGCGCCGGCTCGCGCTCGAGGACGTGCAGGAGCGGTGGCCGGGCCTCGTCGCGGGGCTCGCCGCCCGGCCGACGGTCGGCGTCGTCGTCGCGGACACGCGCGACCGGGGCCTCGTCGCGGTCGGTGCGCGCGGGCTGCTGCTCCTCGAGCAGGACGGCGCGGTCGCGGAGGGTGAGGACCCCCTGGCGCCCTACGGGCCGCGCGGCCGGGCCGACCTGGTGCGGGCCGCGCGGCTCGCGCACAGCGGCGACCTGCTCGTCGTGTCCACGGTGTCGCAGCGCGGGCACGTGCACGCGTTCGAGGGCCAGGTCGGGTCGCACGGCGGCATCGGGGGGGACCAGAACCACGCGCTGCTCCTGCACCCGACCGACTGGGGCGTCGACGACGACCTGCGCGACGACGTCGGCGACGCGCGGCTGCTGGTCGGGGCGGAGGCGGTGCACGCCCAGCTCCTGCGCTGGGCGTCGGCCGCGGGGCTGCGGCCGTGA